From the Patagioenas fasciata isolate bPatFas1 chromosome 19 unlocalized genomic scaffold, bPatFas1.hap1 SUPER_19_unloc_2, whole genome shotgun sequence genome, one window contains:
- the LOC139826662 gene encoding uncharacterized protein, whose protein sequence is MARQLFLQPHLSPTIEKLERYEFAKIWASTSYHLSLQLALHQAVRIPGIGTFAVVRKRVALSEQDLVIVERPVFRPEKAVVQDHELRYGCKDFPGHQDFEQLPYAEIASENAVSEGTVQLYMERTTHLFHACLENRKNVAIIWRDVGMLIAEGKEIKKRFYLHFLERLNGTGKMLQALLEMPEMRDSVISRHDTAASQTSSGRVIVLPWYQLETVPKMPALIDLKGCVKGKEDAAEKRLLRRARLPPNRLPALTVKPEQGQKAEGSEPRARQLPVIQRSCLKEKEEKGKLPPLVAPREVDFIARAIERREKNKWEKKEEQLPPYIQKYLEEQEEKETELAEAEAEEEMPNVEGNGEKPKEMQRSQESSSPECSSDSSSSSVESDESSCDLLEMNMEGWEEAGEEPPSVPEDNSVPQKRYEIYSTSASARRPSQALRLARDTSSKSLLRRDERQCRPARLLTPALPSVQ, encoded by the exons atggcaagacagctcttcttgcagcctcacctgagcccaactattgagaagctcgagcgttatg agttcgctaagatttgggccagcacatcgtatcacctcagcctgcagctggctctccaccag gctgtccgcattcccggaatcgggacttttgcggttgtcagaaagcgagtagccctcagcgagcaggatctggtgatcgtggagagacccgtgtttcgacctgaaaaggctgttgtgcaggaccatgagctccgctatggttgcaaagacttccctg gccatcaagatttcgaacaactgccgtatgctgagatagcctcagagaacgctgtctctgagggcaccgtgcagctctacatggaaaggaccacgcaccttttccatgcctgcctagagaacaggaagaacgttgccatcatctggagggacgtgggcatgctgattgccgagggaaaagagataaaaaagagattttacttacactttttggaaaggctgaatggcactggcaagatgctgcaagctcttctcgag atgccggagatgagggactcagtcatctcacgccatgacaccgctgcttcccagacctcctctggacgtgttatcgtcctgccatg gtaccaacttgagaccgtgccgaaaatgccagcgctgatagacctgaaaggatgtgtgaagggaaaag aggatgctgccgagaagcgcctcctccgtcgagcaaggcttcctccaaatcggttacctgccctgactgtgaagccggagcagggtcagaaagctgaggggagtgagcctcgcgccag gcagctaccggtcatccagaggagctgcttgaaggaaaaggaggagaaaggaaagctaccgcctctggttgcacccagagaagtggacttcatagccagagccattgagaggagagaaaag aataaatgggagaagaaggaggagcagcttccaccgtatatccagaaatacctggaagaacaggaagagaaggaaacagagctggcagaggccgaggcagaagaggagatgcccaatgtggaaggaaatggagaaaagccaaaggagatgcagaggagccag gaatccagctcccccgagtgctcctcagacagctcctcgagcagcgtggagtcagacgagtccagctgtgacctgctggagatgaacatggagggctgggaagaggccggagaagagccccccagcgtccctgaggacaacagcgtcccccagaagcggtacgagatctactccacgtcggccagtgccaggagaccgtctcaggcgctgaggctcgcgagagacacgtccagcaagagcctcctccggcgtgacgagcgccagtgccggccagccaggctgctgacaccagctctcccttctgttcagtaa